The Glycine soja cultivar W05 chromosome 6, ASM419377v2, whole genome shotgun sequence genome has a window encoding:
- the LOC114414746 gene encoding F-box protein GID2-like, with protein MKRPLTPSASGMKTNKKAKAMENDEDVEGLGRFDDNLLFEVLKHVDARTLAMAGCVNKQWHKTAQDERLWELICTKQWANTGCGEQQLRSVVLALGGFRRLHALYLFPLSKPQQLQQLTSSSSSSSSSSAWGPTVPQMIRSKPLRLGKDEVHLSLSLLSIRYYEKMNFNNRTTR; from the coding sequence ATGAAGCGTCCACTCACACCTTCAGCCAGCGGCATGAAGACTAACAAGAAAGCCAAGGCGATGGAAAATGACGAAGACGTGGAGGGGCTGGGGCGTTTCGACGACAACCTTCTGTTCGAGGTGTTGAAGCACGTGGACGCGCGGACGCTGGCGATGGCGGGATGCGTGAACAAACAGTGGCACAAAACTGCGCAAGACGAGAGGCTCTGGGAACTGATCTGCACAAAGCAGTGGGCAAACACAGGGTGCGGTGAGCAACAGCTGCGATCCGTGGTCCTCGCGCTCGGTGGCTTCCGTCGCCTCCACGCACTTTATCTCTTCCCTCTCTCCAAACCTCAACAACTACAACAACTAACAtcatcttcatcctcttcctcttcctcctcgGCCTGGGGCCCCACCGTACCGCAGATGATTCGATCGAAACCGCTACGTTTGGGGAAAGACGAGGTTCACCTCTCTCTTTCGCTCCTCTCTATTCGCTACTACGAGAAGATGAATTTCAATAACAGAACCACCAGATGA
- the LOC114414745 gene encoding protein MRG2-like yields MEMGISKTTTKTSTEVTDNNSNSNSNSSSTTQTETDNHISVAAPYAVGEKVLVYHSDCLYEAKLRQAEYHNTKGWHFLVHYLGWKKSWDEWLDLDRLMKHTEENMRKKHDLDEKLGNDKNAKIPRGSLAKSKTTNVSRGRKRRNESVIKEKPAVDLEKLVNIQIPPTLKKQLVDDCEFITHLGKLVKLPRTPNVKGILKNYFDYRLKKCGLMGDSVEEIMKGLSCYFDKALPVMLLYKNEHQQYQEACPANVFPSAIYGAEHLLRLFVKLPELLFHASIEEKTLVELQAHLIDFLRFLQKNQSTFFLSTYHVAEGIENSTNKQGD; encoded by the exons ATGGAAATGGGGATTTCCAAGACgacaacaaaaacaagcacTGAGGTTACCGACAACAATTCCAATTCCAATAGCAATAGCAGCAGCACCACTCAGACTGAAACTGACAACCATATCTCCGTTGCTGCTCCCTACGCCGTAGGAGAAAAGGTCTTAGTCTATCACTCTGATTGTCTTTACGAAGCCAAG CTGAGGCAAGCTGAGTACCACAACACTAAAGGCTGGCACTTCCTCGTTCATTATCTT GGTTGGAAGAAGAG TTGGGATGAATGGCTTGACCTGGATCGTTTGATGAAACACACTGAGGAAAATATGCGCAAAAAACATGACCTTGACGAGAAGCTTGGCAATGATAAGAATGCAAAAATCCCGCGTGGTTCTCTGGCTAAGTCCAAGACCACTAACG TTTCAAGAGGCAGGAAACGAAGGAATGAATCTGTCATCAAG GAAAAACCTGCAGTTGATCTTGAAAAGCTTGTCAACATTCAAATTCCTCCAACACTAAAGAAACAATTAGTTGATGATTGTGAGTTTATTACCCATCTCGGCAAG CTTGTTAAACTCCCCCGTACTCCTAATGTGAAAGGcatattgaaaaattattttgattacagATTGAAGAAATGTGGCTT GATGGGTGATTCAGTTGAAGAAATTATGAAAGGATTGTCTTGTTACTTTGACAAAGCACTGCCAGTGATGCTTTTGTACAAGAACGAGCACCAACAGTACCAAGAGGCTTGTCCAGCGAATGTCTTTCCTTCTGCTATATATGGTGCTGAGCATTTGTTACGTCTCTTTG ttaAGTTGCCCGAGTTATTGTTTCATGCTAGCATTGAAGAGAAGACATTGGTGGAACTTCAAGCACACTTAATTGACTTTCTCAG GTTCTTGCAAAAAAACCAGAGCACATTCTTCCTTTCTACTTATCATGTTGCAGAAGGTATTGAGAACAGCACCAACAAACAAGGAGACTAG
- the LOC114414059 gene encoding putative receptor protein kinase ZmPK1 has translation MAAVYTLLLILLISLVISSSAVDTMHQGSSLSVEEPKDFMLSPNGMFSSGFFAVGENAYSFAVWYSEPYGQTRNATVVWMANRDQPVNGKGSKFSLLHNGNLALNDADESHVWSTNTVSLSSSVLLFLDNTGNLVLRQTESTGVVLWQSFDFPTDTLLPQQVFTRHAKLVSSRSKTNKSSGFYTLFFDNDNILRLLYDGPEVSGLYWPDPWLASWNAGRSTYNNSRVAVMDTLGNFSSSDDLHFLTSDYGKVVQRRLTMDNDGNIRVYSRRHGGEKWSITWQAKARPCNIHGICGPNSLCSYHQNSGIECSCLPGYKWKNVADWSSGCEPKFSMLCNKTVSRFLYISNVELYGYDYAIMTNFTLNQCQELCLQLCNCKGIQYTYVFESGTYTCYPKLQLRNAYRTPYFNADLYLKLPANSSYSYEGSTEQHGLDCSSSRTIQLERAYDMGHESRYIKFLFWFVGGVGGIEVFCIFVICLFLVKTSGQKYSGVDGRVYNLSMNGFRKFSYSELKQATKGFRQEIGRGAGGVVYKGVLLDQRVVAVKRLKDANQGEEEFLAEVSSIGRLNHMNLIEMWGYCAERKHRLLVYEYMENGSLAQNIKSNALDWTKRFDIALGTARGLAYIHEECLECILHCDVKPQNILLDSNYHPKVADFGMSKLIMRNRNDTSTYSNISRIRGTRGYVAPEWVFNLSITSKVDVYSYGMVVLEMVTGKSVTKDVDATDNGVENLHLSMVAWLKEKDKNGSGCVSEILDPTVEGGYDEGKMKALARVALQCVKEEKDKRPTMSQVVEILQKSSRENDHQ, from the coding sequence ATGGCTGCAGTATATACCTTGTTGTTGATCCTTCTGATCTCTCTTGTTATTTCATCTTCAGCAGTGGACACCATGCATCAAGGTTCATCACTCTCGGTGGAGGAACCAAAAGATTTCATGCTCTCTCCAAACGGCATGTtctcttctggtttctttgccGTTGGCGAAAACGCATATTCCTTCGCCGTTTGGTATTCCGAACCCTATGGCCAAACACGAAACGCAACCGTCGTATGGATGGCGAACCGTGACCAGCCCGTGAACGGCAAGGGCTCAAAGTTTTCGCTTCTTCACAACGGCAACCTCGCCTTAAACGACGCTGACGAGTCCCACGTTTGGTCCACAAACACCGTTTCACTGTCCTCCTCCGTGCTTCTGTTCCTCGACAACACCGGCAACCTCGTTCTCCGCCAAACGGAGAGTACCGGTGTCGTTTTGTGGCAAAGCTTTGATTTCCCTACAGATACGCTTTTACCTCAACAAGTGTTCACGAGACACGCGAAACTGGTCTCTTCTAGAAGCAAGACAAACAAGTCCTCGGGTTTCTACACTTTGTTCTTCGACAACGACAACATTCTTCGTCTTCTTTACGATGGTCCTGAAGTTTCTGGCCTTTACTGGCCAGATCCATGGCTGGCATCTTGGAACGCTGGAAGATCCACTTACAACAACAGCAGAGTTGCGGTGATGGACACGCTCGGCAATTTTAGTTCTTCAGATGATTTACATTTTTTGACATCTGATTACGGCAAAGTCGTCCAAAGAAGATTGACCATGGATAACGATGGAAACATTCGTGTTTATAGCCGGAGACACGGTGGAGAGAAATGGTCTATTACGTGGCAAGCCAAAGCAAGACCGTGTAACATTCATGGTATTTGTGGCCCAAATAGTTTGTGCTCTTATCATCAAAATTCTGGTATAGAATGCTCTTGTCTTCCCGGGTATAAGTGGAAGAACGTAGCCGATTGGTCTTCTGGGTGTGAACCGAAATTCTCTATGCTTTGCAACAAAACCGTGTCtcgatttttatatataagcaaCGTGGAGTTGTATGGCTATGACTATGCGATCATGACCAATTTCACGCTCAATCAGTGTCAGGAGTTATGCCTTCAATTGTGCAATTGTAAAGGCATCCAATACACCTATGTCTTTGAAAGTGGCACTTATACATGTTACCCGAAGTTGCAGTTGCGGAATGCGTACCGTACACCGTATTTTAATGCTGATTTGTACTTGAAACTCCCGGCAAACAGTTCATATTCTTATGAGGGGTCCACAGAACAGCACGGTCTTGATTGCTCTTCTTCGAGAACGATACAGCTTGAGAGAGCCTATGACATGGGTCATGAAAGCAGATATATTAAGTTCTTATTTTGGTTTGTAGGGGGAGTTGGGGGAATTGAAGTTTTTTGCATATTTGTGATTTGTCTTTTTCTGGTGAAAACAAGTGGCCAAAAATATTCCGGTGTAGATGGACGAGTCTATAATCTATCCATGAATGGTTTCAGGAAATTCAGTTATTCTGAGCTGAAACAAGCCACCAAAGGTTTTAGGCAAGAGATAGGAAGGGGTGCAGGAGGGGTTGTTTACAAAGGAGTGTTGCTGGATCAACGCGTTGTAGCAGTGAAGAGACTCAAGGATGCTAATCAAGGAGAAGAAGAGTTCCTCGCGGAAGTAAGCAGCATTGGAAGACTTAACCACATGAACTTGATTGAGATGTGGGGATATTGTGCTGAGAGAAAACACAGGCTATTGGTGTATGAGTACATGGAGAATGGATCTCTAGCACAAAATATCAAGTCCAATGCTTTGGATTGGACCAAAAGGTTTGACATAGCCTTAGGTACTGCAAGAGGTCTAGCTTATATTCATGAGGAGTGTTTGGAGTGTATTCTGCACTGCGATGTAAAGCCACAAAACATACTTCTAGATTCTAACTATCATCCGAAGGTGGCGGATTTTGGGATGTCCAAGCTGATCATGAGAAACAGAAATGATACTAGTACATACTCTAATATTTCAAGGATACGAGGAACAAGAGGTTACGTGGCTCCTGAGTGGGTTTTTAATCTATCAATCACGTCCAAAGTTGATGTCTACAGCTATGGAATGGTTGTTTTGGAAATGGTCACTGGAAAAAGCGTAACAAAGGATGTTGATGCCACTGATAATGGAGTGGAAAACCTGCATCTCAGCATGGTCGCATGGCTTAAAGAGAAAGACAAAAATGGATCTGGGTGCGTTAGTGAAATCTTGGACCCAACAGTAGAAGGAGGTTATGACGAGGGTAAGATGAAAGCTTTGGCTAGAGTGGCCCTGCAGTGCGTAAAGGAAGAGAAGGACAAGAGACCCACCATGAGTCAAGTAGTAGAGATACTTCAGAAATCTAGCCGCGAAAATGATCATCAGTGA